The Plodia interpunctella isolate USDA-ARS_2022_Savannah chromosome 11, ilPloInte3.2, whole genome shotgun sequence genome includes a window with the following:
- the FucTB gene encoding alpha-(1,3)-fucosyltransferase B, whose translation MSSKNCLCKLRKFIVFSLLKILWKIPMAVCNRLTRMTLRELLWLVLIVFILIVFWTYEQEEKYESPSNPVIVWWTDGFPGTSGTTFCPEKLKCEVFCDKSTRDSDAYLFYGSNINIEDLPLPRHANKILWGLYHEESPRNIEELLHEEMLNLFNLSSTFSRHSDVPFPLQYLNSAKDVTSTEYFVETSIKNKYLNDIAPIMYLQSDCETSTERDKYVKELMKLIKVDSYGLCLNNKELPSKFTEDYLNNLDNQEFLRFVARYKFVIAIENGVCDDYITEKFWRAIRVGSVPIYFGSPSVKDWFPNTDSAVLINDYPTPEVLHNHIKLLLENDTLYEGYLEHKTKQIITNKKLVEELRLRSYQLDALATVKKFECLVCKKLHQKSEKVSIVGKKHYNCPKPISALTQSVNPRNDWVYSWQAAKERVKKLYKNITEQ comes from the coding sequence ATGAGtagtaaaaattgtttgtgtAAACTGCGTAAGTTTATTGTGTTTTCCTTATTGAAAATACTGTGGAAAATACCTATGGCCGTGTGCAATAGACTAACGAGGATGACTTTGCGAGAACTGCTGTGGCTTGTTTTAAtagtgtttatattaattgtattttggaCTTATGaacaagaagaaaaatatgaatcGCCTTCAAACCCAGTCATAGTTTGGTGGACCGATGGTTTCCCTGGAACATCAGGGACCACATTTTGTCCAGAAAAATTGAAATGTGAAGTGTTCTGCGATAAAAGTACTCGAGATAGTGATGCATACTTATTTTATGGTAGCAATATCAATATAGAAGATCTGCCTTTGCCTAGACACGCAAATAAGATTCTTTGGGGGTTGTATCACGAAGAATCGCCGAGAAACATCGAAGAGCTACTACATGAAGAAATGTTGaacctttttaatttgtcgtcAACATTTAGTCGGCATAGTGACGTGCCATTTCCTTTACAGTATTTAAATTCTGCAAAAGATGTAACAAGCACGGAATATTTTGTCGAAACTTCcataaagaacaaatatttaaatgatatagCTCCGATTATGTACCTTCAGTCCGACTGTGAGACTTCTACTGAAAGAGATAAGTATGTGAAAGAGCTAATGAAACTAATAAAAGTAGACTCGTATGGGTTATGTTTGAATAATAAGGAGTTGCCTTCGAAATTTACGGAGGATTATTTGAACAATTTGGATAATCAGGAGTTTTTGCGATTCGTCGCTCGGTACAAGTTCGTAATCGCTATAGAAAATGGTGTTTGTGATGATTACATTACGGAGAAATTTTGGCGCGCGATTAGAGTCGGTTCTGTGCCAATTTACTTCGGATCGCCGTCTGTAAAGGACTGGTTTCCTAACACTGATTCTGCTGtgttaataaatgattatCCCACGCCAGAGGTTCTGCACAATCATATTAAACTGCTATTGGAAAATGATACGTTATATGAGGGTTATTTAGAACATAAGacgaaacaaataataactaataaaaaactagTAGAGGAATTAAGATTGAGGTCATATCAACTTGATGCTTTGGCGACCGTTAAGAAATTCGAATGCTTAGTTTGCAAGAAACTCCACCAGAAGAGCGAAAAGGTCAGTATTGTAGGCAAAAAGCACTATAATTGCCCCAAACCTATATCAGCATTAACACAGTCTGTCAATCCGAGAAATGATTGGGTATATTCATGGCAAGCAGCGAAggaaagagtaaaaaaattatacaaaaatataactgaacaataa